In a single window of the Anaerocolumna cellulosilytica genome:
- a CDS encoding NAD(P)H-dependent glycerol-3-phosphate dehydrogenase, translated as MAKVSILGAGAWGTAIAILLGNNGHEVTLWSALESEVKLLNEERELKDKLPGAKLPESVAVCGELEEACRDKELLVFAVASPFVRNTAKIARPFIKENQIVVNVAKGIEESTLNTLTDILKEELNHADIAVLSGPSHAEEVSRGIPTTCVVGAETKASAYFIQDVFMSERFRVYTSPDVVGIELGGSIKNVIALAAGIADGLGFGDNTKAALMTRGIAEISRLGLAMGGKMETFAGLSGVGDLIVTCTSKHSRNRNAGFLIGQGYTMEKAMEEVNQVVEGVFSAKATLALAKKYNVEMPIVEQVNLVLFENKSAKEAVSDLLLRDKRREYSELTWLE; from the coding sequence ATGGCGAAAGTCAGTATTTTAGGTGCGGGAGCCTGGGGAACCGCAATTGCTATTTTGCTGGGGAACAATGGACATGAAGTCACCTTGTGGTCGGCACTTGAGTCAGAGGTAAAACTGTTAAATGAGGAAAGGGAATTAAAAGACAAACTTCCAGGTGCAAAACTTCCAGAAAGTGTAGCAGTATGTGGTGAATTGGAGGAAGCCTGCAGAGATAAAGAACTACTTGTATTTGCAGTGGCATCACCTTTTGTAAGAAATACAGCAAAAATTGCAAGACCCTTTATAAAGGAAAATCAAATTGTAGTCAATGTTGCAAAAGGCATTGAAGAATCTACTCTAAATACATTAACAGATATTTTAAAAGAAGAGCTTAATCATGCTGATATTGCTGTATTATCAGGACCAAGTCATGCGGAGGAAGTTAGCAGGGGAATTCCCACAACCTGTGTTGTAGGAGCAGAAACCAAGGCTAGTGCTTATTTCATTCAGGATGTATTTATGAGTGAACGTTTTCGTGTTTATACTAGTCCGGATGTGGTAGGCATAGAGCTTGGAGGTTCCATTAAAAATGTCATTGCTTTGGCTGCTGGTATAGCAGACGGGCTAGGTTTTGGTGACAATACAAAAGCAGCATTAATGACTAGAGGCATTGCTGAAATCAGTAGACTGGGTCTTGCTATGGGTGGTAAGATGGAAACCTTTGCCGGGCTTTCGGGTGTGGGTGATCTAATTGTAACTTGTACCAGTAAGCACAGCAGAAACCGTAATGCAGGCTTTTTGATTGGACAAGGCTATACGATGGAGAAAGCCATGGAGGAAGTGAATCAGGTAGTGGAAGGAGTATTTTCTGCTAAAGCAACCCTGGCGTTGGCTAAAAAATACAATGTAGAAATGCCTATCGTCGAACAGGTAAATCTTGTACTGTTTGAAAATAAATCTGCAAAGGAAGCGGTATCAGATTTACTCTTAAGAGATAAACGCAGGGAATATTCAGAGCTTACCTGGTTGGAATAG